TCTTGTCAGTaaattttctcgtttcttgaATGGTAGAAAAGAAGTTATTCTTGAgatagttattactatatttcttACTAAATGGTTGAAATCATACATTCTTACAATTGAAGACGATGCACAcgtttacaatattttaagaTCAAAATTAACAGACTATAAGGATTTTCATACTATGCTTTATACGTGTTCTCCAGAGTTTGATTTCTTACAATATAAAACTTATGAAGCAATCATAAAGACTTTACTTTTGCCAATTGCTATACTCTCAGGGATATTAGCactttattattggtatagaGAATATGAGAACGAAGGATATCCTTATTGTATAGAAGCAGATGTATGTTACAATGGTCTGCAAACTGGAGCTTTCATTATTATGGCTGTGTTTATTATGAGATTAAAACTTTTCATGACGCCACACCTTTGCATAATAGCAGGATTAGTGTGTAGTAAAAGATATTCTGAAAAACTTGGACTAAGAAGTAAAGCAGTAAGGGGTACTATAATTGTTTTGTTAATAGCTGGTATGTCATATCATGGTATGGAAAGATTACAGGAAGAACGAGGATTTATaggtaatttattatattcgtatagtcaacaaatatatttttctcaaatattgattaaattaaaaattaaacataCTTTATATTTACAGGTGAATACAGTAATATCGAACAAGAAGAATTATTTGAATggataaaagataatactCCTAAAAACGCTGTATTCGCTGGTAAAATGTCACTAATGGCTAATTTGATGTTATCTACTGGAAGACCCATAGTAAATAATCCTTATTACGAAAGTACAGAAATGCGgttagtttattatttattttcgacaaaacatatatagatttatatgagtcataataacattattactttattttttctttttttcttaagaaatCGAACCATGAGAGTCTATGAAATCTTTAGTAGAAAAGACGCAGCCTCGGTATACGTTACGTTAAGAAACATGCACGTTGGTTATGTTGTATTAGAAGAGCCATTATGTCTTGGATATGCAAATGTGTAAGTTAAAAATTCTGTctctaattaatatattaattaaatgcttatttaaaaatatatattatttttaggcCACGTGGTTGTCAAATGATCGATTTATGGGATACGATTGATAATGGAACAGCGAAAACAAACGGAAAACCACCTCTTTGTCCATTATTATTCGAAGGGAACGCTTATCCTTTTAGACGAGCTTTTATGAATAATCATTACGTAGTTTTACAATTAGTTTATTCGCATTATTTTGAGTACAATCCAAAGACTTCCATGCCGCTCCAATATCAATTTTGAATACTGTATTTGATAAGATGACTGATAAGCGACTAAATGATAGATAGGGATTCttcgtaatataataatatctcatATAGGCCtatttttcttaagaaaaaagaaaggaaacaaaagtaaacaaagaagaagagttatacaaaatatattatataaatctctctatatttatatatatatatatatatatatatatatatatacatatatatatatatatatatacatatatatatatatatatatacatatatatatatatatatatatatacatatatatatacacacacagatatatgtatatatatattttttgttaatattcatTTGCGGAGAAAGAGCGTTCTCTTTTTGCATCCGCATAAGATGTTCCTAACGAAATTTCGTTTAAATCGAGTTAGGAAACAAATTTATTCGCTAGACGATAATTCGTTTGACGTAAATCAAGATCTACATAGATAAATGAGTTGATCGTTAACGGTTATAGCTTCCGACTGATATCGTGGAGACTATTCAAAAgcatttttataaagaaaaagaagaaaaaattaataaaaaaaaaaaaaaaaagaaaataaacgaagacTTATATCGAGCTAGATGTTACTTAAATtgccaaaagaaaagaaaaggaagaaagaaagaaaaaaaaagagggacaTTTGGAATTTAAAGATTCAATCTTGTTTAATTCTAGATCTTAAATGTATTATAGAGAAACTTATATTGtagatttattaaagattttctgtatgtgtgtaaataatataacgtaaatattattttttcttttatttttttttttcttttttttttttttttctttttattttcttcttttaaattccACACATTGAGTTCGAAGAAGAGCGCGAGAAAATACggataaaatatgtatataggggTGATATTGTCGTGTCCCATCATCGAAGTATTTTTATCAAAGTGTTAACGAAGAGTAAACGATTGGTTGGATGAACAAAGAAGTAGggaacaaaaaatagaaaaaaaaaaaaaacaagaggcAGTAAGCGAGCTCGAGCGTTCGCATCGGTGAGGGTCGACCTTGAACGATCAAAGCATGTGGATTTGATGTATGGGATTGACGAaggtttaaaaaaagaaaaaaacgatgcacacacacacatgcatgcatacatgtacgcagaagggaaataaaaaagggtcAAGAGAAGATggaatgagagaagaaaagaaggaaaataggaAGAGGGACCACCAAGGGAAAGATCGAAGTATCGTGACGCAAAGATAGCTCCGTTATGACCGACACGGCATAGCACCTTCACTTTGGAGTGCAACAGATAGTATAGCGGAGAGTCGAAGCGTTTGCTATATTATGTTGTGCCGCTGACCCAAATGAATCCTACCGACAGTCAGTCCCGGTCCGGGCTTCTTCGCGGTGATATTGTTCCCGCGCTCTTACTCTGacagatttaaaagaaaagaaaataaaaacaatagataataatcataataataataataataataataataataataataataataataataataataacaacaacaataacttgaTAGCGATAACGTGTCTTCGCATCGATGATAGAATAAAGAGGAGAGGAAGGATTTTTCGtcgttcatttttaatttttggaTATCAGACACGCAAAAGAACACGCGCATATACATACCATCATTCTCGCTTTGTTACGTGAAAAATTACTTTCCATATTGTCGCTGTATTCTTAACACGTGGTACGCGCTTTCGCGTGGGATAATTTAAAGGATCGTGCAAAAGTGAAATATCATTCTCCCtgttatatatcaattatagaGAAGTTTTCCGAACATTTATAAATCCATGGGGAAAAAATTATCGACGCGTTGGTAACTTCTGGTTGGACGTTTAATCGTAGTTTCGATTAAAAGAGCGGGAAAAGAAGAGGGGAAATTTCAAATTTGAACGGAAGAAAgcggaagaggaagaggaggaagcagaggacaacgacgacaaggaGGATCACGAAAAAATACGATTTATCTCATAGCACGTGTAGGTATGCTAAATCGGTACTGCTGACTGTCGCAAGGAACGAGGGTACGGTCGATCTGAAAATACGCATTGGCAGGGTGcttgtgaaaaagagagaaagagaaaaaaggtacaacgggataaaagaaaaagacgatgaagaagaaaggagacaTTTGCAGGATGTAACAGATTCGCTAGATCaacgttaaaaagaaagaaaaggaacgagagagaaaaaagaaaaagataaaaaaaaaagaaacgaagaaaattacgACGTTCGAAGATTTCTTACGAATTACTTGTAATATTATCAACGAAGAAGCGATGCGGTTGCATTCCACGGTCTTTCTTGTTCTACGATAATCATTGAAAGCAGAGTTGCAAGTGAGTATTTCAACGATAATTTAAACGTGAAGGGCTTATTAAATGGCATGACGAGGgcgagaaaatttcatttcctgCGTTCACACTCGAGAAAAACATGAGAGAGACGAGGGAGGTGGGACCTCAAGGACGCGTCTTCCACTCGACCTTGGTCTCTGATTTACGAACAAGAGCCTATTAATTCGCTCAACATCGACGAGCAAGACTCGATGAGGAGTGCAAACTTATTATATGCGTAATAACTCTTCCCTCATtagatcattattttcattttcttttattatcaacgatctgcattttctctctctctctctctctctctttctctctctttctctctctctctctctctcattcttttatactcttaaataatcattttttaatcagAGTTAATTATAAAGTGTATCATTGCAATAATGTTGGACTTATTGTTCAACGAGATATCACTCAACTTGGAAACTCTTGGAAGTCTTGCGAGCAAAACTCGTTCCAGGTTGGCCTCGAAAGTGACCGCGGGACaacatagagagaaaggggaggagagagaaagaaagagagagacgggtCGTTGCCGTGTTAGGAATTTGGCACGACGCATTCTTCGAGTCCAGGGCCTCGCAAAAAGTGGCGGTGCAAAGAAAATGCGGAGGAAGCCTTACCGGCTTGTCCTGAATCCTCAGCCGATAGAGAGAAGTAGTCAGTTGATCGGCGAAGTCTGTatctacttacttacttacgttgTTTAATACGATTATCGATTCGAGTATACTCGCATGCGGAAACTAATCTTTCCAATTTTCTACGTACACATGGATACATGGATACGTggatacctacatacatatgtaaatacttTGAGAGTATCATGAGAGTGTCTGTTACTTTCTCGAGCCACGTATTTCTAACCTACTTTTGCGAATCGTAATCCCCCCCTGTTTGTTCGTACATCCTcccctcatctctctctctctctctttctctctcccgttCCTCTAAGAGAACGTGATGGTTACTATCGCACGAGATACTCGTGCCAAGTCTTCTTTTATCACGACGGATGATGCGGATCGTTAAATTCGGTGCAGTGCTCCTGCGAAATCGTGGAAAACCGAAAATTTCATCGCAGTTCGCTCGTAGCATTCGACTTACACGGGAACATCTCTGAAAAACTAACTTTCGAATTATTCCTGAgcttattggtattattggtATTTCGAATTATTCCTGGGCTTTTTGTtagttgtaatatatatatatatatatatatatatatatatatatatatgtataaatacacgtacatatatatagacgtaTACATACACGATTAAGTATTAAATAGAAGATCTAATCGGTTGAACACATTAATTAAACGACCTACGTCCAACGGACGAGGACATTTCTCGTGGGAACATAAAAAAGTGATTTTCGCATCAACGAGATTTCTTCCTATTTTACGACAACCACGTCTTTTCTCGTGAAAACGGATAATCCTTTTAAATCAGTGATTACTCGAGAAGGCTGCATTTATTATGTTAAGTCCGTTGcacgatcgattattatagtaattaccTTGGGTGTACTCGTACActgtgataatatatataacgggGAGATACacgagaaagcgagagagagagagagagagagagagagagagaaggagagagagaaagatgaagacaCACGCATAGGTAcacatacaataataataagagatcCAACATCGCCATATTTCATCAGGAAACGagtgtaatataatttcaaggTGGAGGCCGTTATTCGAGCCTTACCggttagattttcttttttttttgtttttgtttttaagatCTTAGAAGATAGGAGCAGTCGCCACGAATCTGCAAaacgagaaatagagaaaggcaTCAAATCGACGAGCTAAAGagtaagatagagagatagagagagaaagagagaaagaaagagagaaatagagatagagatagagatagagagaagtcCAAGCCGGAGTTTCACATGACCGAGTTAGAACATCCAGTTTTACTGGGACAATGGTTATGACACGGGAGATCGCTTTCACGCCGTTCTACGTGCCTCCTCGCGATGCATCGCGAAGTTACTTCTAAGCTCGCGCTAATTTGCCAGAGGTCATAATCATAAACGTAATTTTCGTCCCTCGTCGTAATACAATTGCGGACATTGCCGTTTCGATGACGatcttgtatgtatatatgtatgtatgtatgtacgtgtttaAGATAGCAAATGAGATCATTTAAAGATACTAAAATAGatcgtaaataaaaacgatcgtATTAAATACCTCGACGttttatttcatcattttaaTCAATGAATTCGCGAtcgtttaatgaaattaaatcgatCATAGAGAGTTTCctgaatttaaaatatatatctaacttTGCGCGGTTTGAAAGTATAACATAACTTtctttagaataattattattgagagtatataatatatattgtatcgtTTGGACGTTtaatctcctttctctttttgcatgtctagtaataataatattaagcaaTTTGTTTATTCGGTAGAAAGTTTCTTGATTTTGAAATATCTAttcgtaatttttaaatacgtacgtacatatatacatattgctTATATATCTCTAATTGATGAATAAAATGTTGTAGAGTATAAGTCAGAATTATAAGATTTAGATAGaagcatttataatattaaatattttatagtgCAACGCGTAAGATCAAGCGTTAGATTCTGAAacgtaaaaattgataatatatgtCTCATTACATtaaacttataatatatacgtacatataataaaaaagggacATTTAGAATATACTTATCCTATTTTTGCCAAAATTtgacataaaatttatattttataaaattatgttatttttttcgtaaaagatatcattatttcgagaaaagatctttcgatcaaatataaaataattatttaaatgtttcaaCGCACAccaattttcattttcgattCTCGAAGTTTACtaaattcttttcattcaagtatatacatacatatcccttgtatatataattttttatttcgtaaactAGAAACTtcacaaaattaattatagcTTTTTTCCGTCGAGGAAACATTTATCGATCGAGTAGAAAACGATTGTTTAAATGTTTTAACGAGTTTCAGTATTCTTTTTgacttttaaaatttataaaatcctTCTcacttacgtacatacattacatacatattctctttttcataacaattttatttcataaaattatgtCTTTTTCGTAAAAGATgttaatatatcaaaaaaacattcgttgaaataattatttaaacgattcaacgcactttaattttctttttcaattttcgaaattcataaaatttttcccacctacgtacatacacatatatcacttatatattttctttttcatataatttctatttcacaaaattaattcctttttttataaaagatattattatatcaaagaaAGATCATCCATTAATTGGATacaatacaattatttaaatgatttaacgTTTTAGAATTATCTTTCTTGACTTTCGATATTCATAAAATTCTTCTCACCTATTTACATATTACTTatctatcatttatataatttttttttcataaaatttttattatacaaaattttttttttatcgtaaaagatGTTATTATGTCAAGGAAATATTCATCGATTGAGTacaaaacaattatttaaataattcaacgctctctaatttcctttttcaattcacagaattcataaaatttttctgaCCTATTTACTTTACACATATAccttatttacatacatatttatcgcttatatattttctttttcatacaatttttgttatacaaaattaattatattattttttttatagaagttATTGTTTCATGTCAAAGAAACATTCATTAATCtagtaaacaatttttattttataaataacgtTCGGTTAGttcctcctttttattttattctcgaaGAACGACATTGTGTTAGAAATCTTCCATTTGATCCTTTTTCTCGAAGAAATTTTACTCGTTtaaacatatttcttttctctctctttctctctctctctctctctctctctctctctctctctctctctctctctctctctctctctctgtttctctgtttcttcctTCCGACCTTGGTAGTCTACG
The genomic region above belongs to Vespa crabro chromosome 2, iyVesCrab1.2, whole genome shotgun sequence and contains:
- the LOC124421891 gene encoding probable C-mannosyltransferase DPY19L1 isoform X2, with the translated sequence MLSMQKMATTNDSKSKGGRKLSKESIDFYHLAVHLLSIGFGFLHRWHVSTLFENDRHFSHLSEIEREMSFRTEMGMYYSYYKTIVGAESFADGVDKLGKDNISEYGNVINAYRKYNLLPEITASYLYHGAKNLGLISQGQCWETERGDGLPPVTSCEGLGVPVYFYLEIVWITTIYTAAILFKYSTYMSDSVFGGIITMLLFFYNHNECTRVQWTPPLRETFAYPMLLFQMYSVTKIIERHTTQDTQKMKRWRELTDGLYVNMLLGTVSSLCSWQFSHFILATQILALLILKWVEIIPKNLFLSLSRIYTVSSILSMVVTDGTFLFHSLFACILIGSNFAEVLVSKFSRFLNGRKEVILEIVITIFLTKWLKSYILTIEDDAHVYNILRSKLTDYKDFHTMLYTCSPEFDFLQYKTYEAIIKTLLLPIAILSGILALYYWYREYENEGYPYCIEADVCYNGLQTGAFIIMAVFIMRLKLFMTPHLCIIAGLVCSKRYSEKLGLRSKAVRGTIIVLLIAGMSYHGMERLQEERGFIGEYSNIEQEELFEWIKDNTPKNAVFAGKMSLMANLMLSTGRPIVNNPYYESTEMRNRTMRVYEIFSRKDAASVYVTLRNMHVGYVVLEEPLCLGYANVPRGCQMIDLWDTIDNGTAKTNGKPPLCPLLFEGNAYPFRRAFMNNHYVVLQLVYSHYFEYNPKTSMPLQYQF
- the LOC124421891 gene encoding probable C-mannosyltransferase DPY19L1 isoform X3, giving the protein MYYSYYKTIVGAESFADGVDKLGKDNISEYGNVINAYRKYNLLPEITASYLYHGAKNLGLISQGQCWETERGDGLPPVTSCEGLGVPVYFYLEIVWITTIYTAAILFKYSTYMSDSVFGGIITMLLFFYNHNECTRVQWTPPLRETFAYPMLLFQMYSVTKIIERHTTQDTQKMKRWRELTDGLYVNMLLGTVSSLCSWQFSHFILATQILALLILKWVEIIPKNLFLSLSRIYTVSSILSMVVTDGTFLFHSLFACILIGSNFAEVLVSKFSRFLNGRKEVILEIVITIFLTKWLKSYILTIEDDAHVYNILRSKLTDYKDFHTMLYTCSPEFDFLQYKTYEAIIKTLLLPIAILSGILALYYWYREYENEGYPYCIEADVCYNGLQTGAFIIMAVFIMRLKLFMTPHLCIIAGLVCSKRYSEKLGLRSKAVRGTIIVLLIAGMSYHGMERLQEERGFIGEYSNIEQEELFEWIKDNTPKNAVFAGKMSLMANLMLSTGRPIVNNPYYESTEMRNRTMRVYEIFSRKDAASVYVTLRNMHVGYVVLEEPLCLGYANVPRGCQMIDLWDTIDNGTAKTNGKPPLCPLLFEGNAYPFRRAFMNNHYVVLQLVYSHYFEYNPKTSMPLQYQF